The Brassica oleracea var. oleracea cultivar TO1000 chromosome C6, BOL, whole genome shotgun sequence genome includes a region encoding these proteins:
- the LOC106299289 gene encoding protein PLANT CADMIUM RESISTANCE 8: protein MGRVTTPQRENPDGSSPVQQTGIPVQQTGVPMSQFAPPSYHQANVNISVGTPWRSGLFDCQEDQTNAVMTAILPCVTFGQIAEVLDEGEMTCPLGSFIYLLMMPALCSQWVMGSKYREKMRRRFNLVEAPYSDCATHVLCSCCSLCQEYRELKARNLDPSLGWNGILAQGQYGSEAPGNAPPNQYMTK from the exons ATGGGTCGTGTTACTACTCCACAAAGGGAGAATCCAGATGGCAGTTCACCAGTTCAGCAAACCGGTATACCGGTCCAACAAACCGGAGTTCCGATGAGCCAATTCGCACCTCCGAGTTATCATCAAGCTAATGTTAACATATCGGTTGGGACTCCATGGAGGAGTGGTTTGTTTGATTGTCAAGAAGACCAAACCAATG CCGTGATGACAGCAATCTTACCATGTGTGACATTCGGACAAATAGCTGAGGTGTTGGATGAAGGAGAGATGA CTTGTCCACTTGGAAGTTTCATATACTTGTTGATGATGCCGGCTTTGTGCTCACAGTGGGTGATGGGATCAAAGTATAGGGAAAAAATGAGGAGAAGATTTAATCTTGTGGAAGCTCCATATTCAGATTGTGCCACTCATGTTTTATGCTCTTGTTGCTCTCTTTGTCAAGAATACAGAGAGCTCAAGGCTAGGAATCTTGATCCTTCTTTGG GTTGGAATGGGATACTTGCTCAAGGGCAATATGGGAGTGAAGCACCAGGTAATGCACCACCAAATCAATATATGACTAAGTAA
- the LOC106300739 gene encoding LOW QUALITY PROTEIN: photosystem I reaction center subunit VI, chloroplastic (The sequence of the model RefSeq protein was modified relative to this genomic sequence to represent the inferred CDS: deleted 1 base in 1 codon; substituted 1 base at 1 genomic stop codon) has protein sequence MASFATIAAVQPSSAXKDSATVKGLGGSSLAGSKLFIKPSRQSFKPKSTRAGAVVAKYGDKSVYFDLEDLGNTTGQWDLYGSDAPSPYNPLQSKFFETFAAPFTKRGLLLKFLILGGGSLLTYVSASSTGDVLPIKRGPQEKPKLGPRGKL, from the exons ATGGCATCTTTTGCAACCATCGCCGCCGTTCAACCATCCTCCGCC TGAAAGGACTCTGCCACCGTCAAAGGACTCGGAGGAAGCTCTCTCGCCGGATCTAAGCTTTTCATTAAGCCTTCTCGCCAAAGCTTCAAACCCAAATCCACAAG GGCTGGTGCCGTGGTGGCCAAGTATGGAGACAAAAGCGTTTACTTTGATTTAGAAGATTTAGGTAACACAACAGGACAATGGGATTTGTATGGATCTGATGCTCCTTCTCCTTACAACCCACTTCAG AGCAAGTTCTTTGAGACATTTGCTGCTCCTTTCACAAAGAGAGGTTTGCTTCTCAAGTTTTTGATTCTAGGAGGAGGCTCTCTGCTTACTTATGTCAGTGCTTCCTCAACTGGTGATGTTCTTCCTATCAAGAGAGGTCCTCAAGAGAAGCCTAAGCTCGGTCCTCGCGGCAAGCTTTAA
- the LOC106300740 gene encoding protein CURVATURE THYLAKOID 1C, chloroplastic yields the protein MASVSASLPPPLLLTQRKPNLTSVQKLPFSPIRDRRSHSMGLMVKASGKSSESSDLDVISSIQNVWDKSEDRLGLIGLSFAAVVALWASLNIITAIDKLPVISSGFELVGILFSTWFTYRYLLFKPDREELSQIVKKSVADILGQ from the exons ATGGCGTCTGTTTCTGCAAGTTTGCCTCCACCATTGCTGCTCACTCAGAGAAAACCTAACCTCACATCAGTTCAGAAACTCCCATTTTCTCCTATTCGAG ATAGAAGAAGCCATAGCATGGGTCTTATGGTGAAAGCTAGTGGCAAAAGTTCTGAATCATCTGATCTCGACGTCATTAGTTCAATTCAGAATGTT TGGGATAAGTCTGAAGATCGTTTAGGTCTTATTGGTTTGAGTTTTGCTGCTGTTGTGGCTCTTTGGGCTTCACTTAACATCATCACG GCAATCGACAAATTGCCTGTTATCTCCTCTGGGTTTGAACTAGTTGGTATCTTGTTCTCAACG TGGTTTACATATCGATATCTCTTGTTCAAACCCGACAG AGAGGAGCTATCCCAAATTGTCAAGAAATCAGTAGCGGATATACTTGGCCAGTAA